In the Topomyia yanbarensis strain Yona2022 chromosome 3, ASM3024719v1, whole genome shotgun sequence genome, one interval contains:
- the LOC131688619 gene encoding uncharacterized protein LOC131688619 → MIRDANHTLNLAQLLEKAKTVEIAAFEARKMSKQSSSMVNYVGQNNSVRNRSFIKPGRFHESACSGQGPKDISSHRGNFKVSSDTVCYNCYNKGHLSYNCTLPKVKKPRHGSPIPRNNSVRKRAFEERINQLSAAMEDLKMSLGDENATGDDQSGEELDTEDAQSNWINNILLDRQ, encoded by the exons ATGATACGGGATGCAAACCATACGCTAAACCTAGCTCAACTACTAGAAAAAGCTAAAACAGTTGAGATAGCCGCCTTCGAGGCTCGAAAAATGTCTAAGCAAAGTTCCAGCATGGTTAATTATGTGGGTCAAAACAATTCAGTGCGTAACAGAAGTTTCATCAAACCAGGAAGGTTCCACGAAAGTGCATGTTCCGGGCAAGGACCGAAGGATATTTCGAGTCATCGAGGAAATTTTAAAGTTAGCAGCGACACGGTGTGCTACAATTGTTATAATAAAGGTCATTTGTCTTATAACTGCACGCTGCCCAAAGTTAAGAAGCCACGCCATGGATCTCCAATACCTAGAAATAATTCAGTGAGGAAGAGAGCTTTCGAAGAACGGATCAACCAATTATCAGCAGCCATGGAAGATCTCAAAATGAGTTTAGGCGACGAGAATGCTACAGGTGATGATCAGTCAGGGGAAGAACTGGACACCGAGGATGCCCAATCAAATTGGATTAACAATATATTGCTCG ATCgacaatga